A single region of the Brachypodium distachyon strain Bd21 chromosome 3, Brachypodium_distachyon_v3.0, whole genome shotgun sequence genome encodes:
- the LOC100837789 gene encoding PRELI domain containing protein 3A has translation MVVYTQEHVYRHPWDRVTAAAWRKFTDPASRTALSHVADVHTLQRRVDTAAGRLHAERSITVRSPPLPFILRRLLPAAAASPSGAAICHCVETSTVDAPGRAMDVVVRNVSLRGIIEVEERSTFRPHPDRPDDWTQFTQETTIRCRPLAKLAAVAEKVETRCAERFLQNSAKGRDVVERICRYLEAEAAGAAPSAV, from the coding sequence ATGGTGGTCTACACGCAGGAGCACGTGTACCGGCACCCGTGGGACCgcgtgacggcggcggcgtggcgcaAGTTCACGGACCCGGCCTCCCGCACGGCGCTCTCCCACGTCGCCGACGTGCACACCCTGCAGCGCCGCGTCGAcacggccgccggccgcctccacgCCGAGCGCTCCATCACCGTGAGATCCCCGCCGCTCCCCTTCAtcctgcgccgcctcctcccggccgccgctgcgTCCCCCTCTGGCGCCGCTATTTGCCACTGCGTCGAGACCTCCACGGTGGACGCCCCGGGCCGCGCCATGGACGTGGTCGTCCGGAACGTCAGCCTCCGCGGGATCATCGAGGTCGAGGAGCGGTCAACCTTCCGGCCCCACCCGGACCGCCCCGACGACTGGACGCAGTTCACGCAGGAGACCACGATCCGGTGTCGCCCGCTAGccaagctcgccgccgtcgccgagaAGGTCGAGACCCGATGCGCCGAGAGGTTCCTGCAGAACAGCGCCAAGGGGAGGGATGTCGTCGAGCGGATCTGCCGGTACCtcgaggcggaggccgccggcgccgcgccttCCGCCGTGTGA
- the LOC100840317 gene encoding uncharacterized protein LOC100840317 has product MAISHLARRLLSPTSTAAKLFPEMSFPKPHAHARNPLLLLHPHRRFSTTPDSSSKPEAASATANADTAASLESMRHQEIEGPTVERDMSPLADEVRGELDALRRAVQRLSASLALLGGAHLAAGAWIASGAAPVGVESAAAVQGVAAFAFPFTAALVLRRVIKPVAFFQKMEANGRLQVLTLCLQATKNVNLMLLRTRVVAISCALGVSVGSVAAILMR; this is encoded by the coding sequence ATGGCGATCTCCCACCtggcccgccgcctcctgagCCCCACGAGCACCGCCGCCAAGCTCTTCCCCGAGATGAGCTTCCCGAAGCCACACGCCCATGCGCGCAACCCTCTCCTACTACTCCACCCGCATCGCCGCTTCTCCACGACCCCGGACTCCAGCTCCAAACCCGAAGCCGCATCTGCCACCGCCAACGCCGACACAGCCGCTTCCCTGGAGTCGATGCGGCACCAGGAGATCGAGGGCCCCACGGTGGAGCGCGACATGTCGCCGCTCGCCGACGAGGTGCGGGGGGAGCTCGAcgcgctccgccgcgccgtgcAGCGTCTCAGCGCCTCCCTCGCGCTCCTCGGCGGGGCACACCTCGCGGCGGGAGCGTGGATCGCCTCAGGGGCCGCGCCCGTCGGGGTCGAGTCGGCCGCGGCGGTGCAGGGCGTGGCCGCGTTCGCGTTCCCCTTCACGGCCGCCCTGGTGCTGCGCCGTGTCATCAAGCCCGTCGCCTTCTTCCAGAAGATGGAGGCCAATGGGAGGCTGCAGGTGCTCACGCTTTGCCTCCAGGCCACGAAGAATGTTAACCTGATGCTGCTCCGGACGCGGGTGGTCGCCATCTCTTGCGCTCTCGGAGTGTCTGTCGGGTCGGTAGCTGCGATCTTGATGCGGTAA